In one Leptospiraceae bacterium genomic region, the following are encoded:
- a CDS encoding DUF1957 domain-containing protein yields the protein MYNTPIGYQIIVLHAHLPYIRHKGYNPPFLEENWLKEAILETYLPLIKSFRILKKEGVNFKITMSFTPPLVTMLRDSYLQENFLKYLDKLLELSQKEIQRTGNEPHLQYLAKTYQKNFEELKAMYMELDRDIISGFQEFVNSGNLEVVGSCASHAYLPILDTEPSSLKAQIRVGRREFRNTWGKDPRGFWLPECGYFQGLNHFLADEGIRYFFVDTHGITHATPRPKYGAYAPVEIGRGVFSFGRDPSSSFQVWSSTEGYPSDYRYREYYRDIGHELPEEYISNYIHPTGTRHNTGIKYHRITGRTDYKEYYNPELAMQAAGEHAEDFLRSRIAQSEMFLQTEGQAPIIVSPYDAELFGHWWYEGPKFLEFLFKKIHFDQHKIQTIHPMQALGILPRVQSVDMNMSSWGESGYSDVWLNSSNEWIYRHTIECSHLMHESASTFKGTVNPLERRVLNQMARELLLLQSSDWAFIIKAGTTVKYAEKRVKIHTNLFLDLKGMLDSGNIQESRLKEIEDEHSIFPDVKFEDFL from the coding sequence ATGTACAACACTCCAATAGGTTATCAAATCATCGTATTACATGCCCATTTACCTTATATTCGGCATAAGGGTTATAATCCCCCGTTTTTAGAAGAAAACTGGTTAAAAGAAGCGATACTTGAAACCTATTTACCCCTGATAAAATCCTTCCGCATTTTGAAAAAGGAAGGAGTAAACTTCAAAATTACCATGAGTTTCACTCCTCCCCTTGTGACAATGCTTCGAGATTCTTATCTGCAGGAAAATTTTTTAAAATACCTCGATAAACTCCTCGAACTTTCTCAAAAAGAAATTCAAAGAACCGGAAATGAACCCCATTTGCAGTACCTGGCGAAAACGTATCAAAAGAATTTTGAAGAACTAAAAGCCATGTACATGGAACTGGATAGGGATATTATTAGTGGATTTCAGGAATTTGTAAATTCCGGTAATTTAGAAGTAGTTGGAAGTTGTGCCAGTCATGCATATCTGCCCATTTTAGATACCGAGCCTTCCTCTCTAAAAGCCCAAATTCGAGTTGGAAGGAGAGAGTTTCGTAATACCTGGGGAAAAGATCCCAGAGGTTTCTGGCTTCCTGAATGTGGTTACTTTCAGGGCCTAAACCATTTTCTGGCAGATGAAGGAATTCGCTATTTCTTTGTAGATACCCATGGAATCACTCATGCTACTCCAAGACCCAAATATGGAGCCTATGCACCGGTTGAAATCGGCAGAGGAGTTTTTTCGTTTGGTAGAGACCCTTCCAGTTCCTTTCAGGTATGGAGTTCAACAGAGGGCTACCCAAGTGATTATCGTTATCGGGAATACTACAGGGATATCGGTCATGAACTTCCGGAAGAATACATTTCTAATTATATTCATCCAACCGGAACCCGGCATAATACCGGGATTAAATACCATAGGATTACCGGAAGAACCGATTACAAAGAATATTATAATCCTGAACTGGCCATGCAGGCTGCCGGAGAACACGCTGAGGACTTCCTCCGTTCCAGGATAGCCCAGTCAGAAATGTTTTTGCAAACAGAAGGTCAGGCACCTATTATCGTATCTCCTTATGATGCAGAGCTTTTTGGACACTGGTGGTATGAAGGTCCAAAATTTTTAGAATTTCTTTTTAAGAAAATTCATTTCGATCAACATAAAATTCAAACCATTCACCCAATGCAAGCACTGGGAATTTTACCCAGGGTTCAAAGCGTGGATATGAATATGTCAAGCTGGGGAGAAAGTGGCTATTCGGATGTCTGGCTAAATTCCAGTAATGAATGGATATACCGCCATACTATTGAATGTTCCCATTTAATGCATGAAAGTGCATCTACTTTCAAAGGTACTGTAAATCCGCTGGAACGTCGTGTTCTAAACCAGATGGCCAGGGAATTGCTCTTATTGCAAAGTTCAGACTGGGCTTTTATTATTAAAGCAGGTACTACTGTTAAATATGCAGAGAAAAGAGTAAAAATTCACACCAATTTGTTTTTAGATTTAAAAGGAATGTTAGATTCCGGAAATATCCAGGAATCTCGCTTAAAAGAAATCGAAGATGAACACTCAATTTTTCCGGATGTGAAATTTGAAGATTTCTTATGA
- a CDS encoding DUF4912 domain-containing protein, with protein sequence MDKTPKKTDSKKIYEDPKYENIPDYYDRDVVKILVKNPTEAYCFWSMSKITLDKIQKSLNSKLEEVALKLNVSYEKKGTSVEEVIDLPPFTNNWTLNFDASPKNLQVQLLVFNKRGEHLILLNSAIISLPEPRPSDIIDSDWTNSEWDTPSTETTTSEEPAKTSQNAEEKVEQVKKGGIIGGSSGFIGSSDNFIGSSGNLFKGNN encoded by the coding sequence ATGGACAAGACTCCCAAGAAAACTGATTCTAAGAAAATTTACGAGGACCCGAAGTACGAAAACATTCCGGACTATTATGATAGGGATGTAGTTAAAATTTTAGTTAAAAACCCTACAGAGGCTTATTGTTTCTGGAGCATGAGTAAAATAACTCTGGATAAAATCCAGAAATCTTTAAATAGCAAACTCGAAGAGGTAGCTCTCAAGCTGAATGTCTCCTATGAAAAGAAAGGAACTTCCGTTGAAGAAGTAATCGACCTCCCTCCTTTTACTAATAACTGGACTTTAAATTTTGATGCCTCTCCCAAAAATTTGCAGGTTCAACTCCTGGTTTTTAATAAACGGGGTGAACATCTGATTCTTTTGAATTCAGCTATCATTAGTCTACCGGAACCCAGACCGAGTGACATAATCGATAGTGACTGGACAAATAGTGAATGGGATACTCCATCTACCGAAACAACTACTTCGGAAGAACCGGCTAAAACCAGTCAGAATGCGGAAGAAAAAGTAGAGCAGGTAAAAAAAGGTGGCATTATTGGTGGCTCATCGGGCTTTATTGGCTCATCTGATAATTTCATAGGTTCCTCAGGAAACCTCTTTAAAGGAAATAACTAA
- a CDS encoding EVE domain-containing protein encodes MNYWLFKSEPETFSIDDLKNSPGKISSWEGVRNYQARNFLRDEIRKGDQVLFYHSNAKPPGVVGLAEVVKEGYPDHFAFDSKSKYFDPKSKLESPTWFMVDIKFKKQFKKQVSLTEIKASKDLAKMKLIQKGTRLSIQPLTKEEFQYLLKMAGE; translated from the coding sequence ATGAACTACTGGCTATTCAAATCCGAACCTGAGACTTTCTCTATCGATGATCTAAAGAATTCTCCCGGGAAAATTTCCTCCTGGGAGGGCGTCCGGAATTATCAGGCCCGTAACTTCTTAAGAGATGAGATTCGTAAAGGAGATCAGGTCCTTTTCTACCATAGCAACGCTAAACCTCCGGGAGTTGTTGGTCTGGCAGAGGTAGTAAAGGAAGGATATCCGGATCACTTTGCCTTTGACTCAAAGAGTAAATACTTTGATCCTAAATCTAAATTGGAATCACCCACCTGGTTCATGGTAGATATTAAATTTAAAAAACAATTCAAAAAACAGGTTTCTTTGACTGAAATTAAAGCCTCTAAAGACTTAGCCAAAATGAAACTTATTCAAAAAGGAACACGGCTTTCAATACAACCGCTTACAAAAGAGGAGTTTCAGTATCTACTAAAGATGGCTGGAGAATAA
- the raiA gene encoding ribosome-associated translation inhibitor RaiA, producing MKIKYTWKHMDTSPASEEYANKKLEKISKYVHNIISCDVSFEMIHGEVHANVNLHADHQNFNAHNKDKDVYACIDGLEAKMERQVNKFHDKKATHPHQAV from the coding sequence ATGAAAATCAAATATACATGGAAGCACATGGATACTTCTCCTGCATCAGAAGAATATGCGAACAAAAAGTTAGAAAAAATTTCTAAATATGTTCATAATATCATTTCTTGCGATGTTTCTTTTGAGATGATTCATGGAGAAGTTCATGCGAATGTAAATCTTCATGCAGATCATCAGAATTTTAATGCACATAATAAAGATAAGGATGTTTATGCTTGCATTGATGGGCTTGAAGCCAAGATGGAAAGGCAAGTCAATAAATTTCACGATAAGAAGGCCACGCATCCACACCAAGCAGTTTAA